One Clostridia bacterium DNA window includes the following coding sequences:
- a CDS encoding cupin domain-containing protein: MSYPINFFNKDPVKPKNEQEKKDYTPPRRQETQESSNQLRDYGRAPLVVNIEKAALVNQNFRTALWTGEHLQVTLMSIRPGEDIGLEVHPDTDQFLMVMSGKGKVMMGKTKENLSFSENVFPNYAIIVPAKTWHNIINVGNTPLKLFSIYAPPEHPFGTVHRTKAEAEEAEASYTSAQPTSTKFIYTEEEEEKVY; encoded by the coding sequence ATGTCTTATCCAATTAATTTTTTTAATAAGGATCCTGTTAAGCCCAAAAACGAACAAGAAAAAAAGGATTACACTCCGCCCAGAAGGCAAGAAACCCAAGAGTCCAGCAACCAGCTGAGAGATTATGGCCGAGCACCTTTAGTGGTCAATATTGAAAAAGCTGCTTTGGTTAACCAGAATTTCAGAACAGCTTTATGGACAGGCGAACATCTTCAAGTTACCTTAATGAGCATCCGTCCTGGCGAAGATATAGGTCTAGAAGTTCATCCTGATACAGACCAATTTCTGATGGTCATGAGCGGAAAAGGAAAAGTCATGATGGGCAAAACCAAAGAAAACCTCAGTTTTTCTGAAAATGTTTTCCCCAATTACGCCATAATAGTTCCTGCTAAAACTTGGCATAACATAATTAATGTGGGCAATACGCCGTTGAAACTGTTCTCAATTTATGCTCCGCCTGAACATCCTTTCGGAACAGTTCATCGCACAAAAGCCGAAGCTGAAGAAGCCGAAGCAAGCTATACAAGCGCACAACCAACTTCTACTAAGTTTATTTATACCGAAGAAGAGGAAGAAAAAGTATATTAA